The following coding sequences are from one Rhipicephalus microplus isolate Deutch F79 chromosome 3, USDA_Rmic, whole genome shotgun sequence window:
- the LOC142761637 gene encoding uncharacterized protein LOC142761637 isoform X3, with translation MNGSCCVVETSTTEAKKKATKGNQTAAASDFLYIVRGEDINDVPTSYVVNGIKPHEFPVIGTYVDKRVVPGFRYIVRVNRTSRFLFGGRPLHLESVGRGYGKRITFEAPPGGLNENDNFFYSDTIAQGYGFAPVAVQVGDRFRVQDSEGEECGDLVLDELLGEQTEVSCDVRKEDGAIVKDIVVEFHARFLCVNNRLLDRQLVWNKVQLSATARLVKDRGATRARLENLLLRDCPLAGYELVPFSGKRQRLVDREE, from the exons AAGGCGACCAAAGGAAACCAGACAGCGGCGGCGAGCGATTTTTTGTACATCGTCAGGGGCGAGGACATTAACGATGTGCCTACCAGTTACGTGGTCAACGGTATCAAGCCGCACGAGTTCCCTGTTATCG GTACCTACGTGGACAAGCGCGTCGTGCCGGGTTTCCGTTACATAGTGCGCGTCAATCGCACCTCCCGCTTCCTGTTCGGAGGCCGGCCGCTTCACCTGGAGAGCGTGGGACGGGGCTACGGCAAGCGCATCACCTTCGAGGCGCCGCCTGGTGGTCTGAACGAGAATGACAACTTCTTCTACTCGGACACCATCGCTCAGGGCTACGGCTTCGCCCCGGTCGCCGTTCAGGTCGGAGACCGCTTCCGCGTCCAGGACAGCGAGGGCGAAGAGTGCGGCGACCTGGTGCTCGACGAACTCCTTGGCGAACAGACCGAAGTTTCGTGCGACGTCCGCAAGGAGGACGGTGCCATCGTCAAGGATATCGTGGTCGAGTTCCACGCGAGGTTCCTGTGCGTGAACAACCGGCTCCTGGACCGCCAGCTGGTGTGGAACAAGGTCCAACTCAGTGCAACCGCGAGGCTCGTCAAGGACCGAGGAGCGACCAGGGCGCGACTCGAAAACCTACTGCTGCGAGACTGTCCGCTGGCGGGCTATGAACTGGTTCCTTTCTCGGGCAAGCGGCAGCGTCTGGTCGACCGCGAGGAATAG
- the LOC142761637 gene encoding uncharacterized protein LOC142761637 isoform X1 yields METGVSRYSSVPECDAPNISLLSEEADRCDGSGEVNDDCWQQLEAFWGAEKHRCCQQHEPAAFESSSTESQLENRDFLSEPPPQESFEEPLARKATKGNQTAAASDFLYIVRGEDINDVPTSYVVNGIKPHEFPVIGTYVDKRVVPGFRYIVRVNRTSRFLFGGRPLHLESVGRGYGKRITFEAPPGGLNENDNFFYSDTIAQGYGFAPVAVQVGDRFRVQDSEGEECGDLVLDELLGEQTEVSCDVRKEDGAIVKDIVVEFHARFLCVNNRLLDRQLVWNKVQLSATARLVKDRGATRARLENLLLRDCPLAGYELVPFSGKRQRLVDREE; encoded by the exons ATGGAAACAGGAGTGTCCCGTTACAGCAGCGTTCCGGAATGCGACGCACCCAACATATCGCTTCTTAGCGAAGAGGCCGACCGCTGCGACGGGTCCGGAGAAGTCAACGACGACTGCTGGCAACAGCTCGAAGCCTTCTGGGGAGCCGAGAAGCACCGCTGTTGCCAACAGCACGAGCCGGCCGCCTTCGAAAGCAGCAGCACCGAGAGCCAGCTCGAGAACAGGGACTTCCTCAGCGAGCCACCGCCGCAGGAGTCCTTCGAGGAGCCGTTAGCTAGG AAGGCGACCAAAGGAAACCAGACAGCGGCGGCGAGCGATTTTTTGTACATCGTCAGGGGCGAGGACATTAACGATGTGCCTACCAGTTACGTGGTCAACGGTATCAAGCCGCACGAGTTCCCTGTTATCG GTACCTACGTGGACAAGCGCGTCGTGCCGGGTTTCCGTTACATAGTGCGCGTCAATCGCACCTCCCGCTTCCTGTTCGGAGGCCGGCCGCTTCACCTGGAGAGCGTGGGACGGGGCTACGGCAAGCGCATCACCTTCGAGGCGCCGCCTGGTGGTCTGAACGAGAATGACAACTTCTTCTACTCGGACACCATCGCTCAGGGCTACGGCTTCGCCCCGGTCGCCGTTCAGGTCGGAGACCGCTTCCGCGTCCAGGACAGCGAGGGCGAAGAGTGCGGCGACCTGGTGCTCGACGAACTCCTTGGCGAACAGACCGAAGTTTCGTGCGACGTCCGCAAGGAGGACGGTGCCATCGTCAAGGATATCGTGGTCGAGTTCCACGCGAGGTTCCTGTGCGTGAACAACCGGCTCCTGGACCGCCAGCTGGTGTGGAACAAGGTCCAACTCAGTGCAACCGCGAGGCTCGTCAAGGACCGAGGAGCGACCAGGGCGCGACTCGAAAACCTACTGCTGCGAGACTGTCCGCTGGCGGGCTATGAACTGGTTCCTTTCTCGGGCAAGCGGCAGCGTCTGGTCGACCGCGAGGAATAG
- the LOC142761637 gene encoding uncharacterized protein LOC142761637 isoform X2: MLTISFRIKEQDHRQPTVSFCKLTAAGGASTWISEIKSVFTMPEHEYADARNSSLFVCPSTRAYKALCQEDLDVDTQKATKGNQTAAASDFLYIVRGEDINDVPTSYVVNGIKPHEFPVIGTYVDKRVVPGFRYIVRVNRTSRFLFGGRPLHLESVGRGYGKRITFEAPPGGLNENDNFFYSDTIAQGYGFAPVAVQVGDRFRVQDSEGEECGDLVLDELLGEQTEVSCDVRKEDGAIVKDIVVEFHARFLCVNNRLLDRQLVWNKVQLSATARLVKDRGATRARLENLLLRDCPLAGYELVPFSGKRQRLVDREE, translated from the exons ATGTTGACTATCAGTTTCCGTATAAAAGAACAAGATCACCGGCAACCCACGGTTTCTTTTTGCAAACTGACGGCCGCTGGAGGCGCGAGTACGTGGATATCAGAGATCAAGTCTGTCTTCACGATGCCCGAGCACGAATATGCTGACGCGAGGAACAGCAGTCTATTCGTGTGTCCATcaacacgtgcctacaaggcgcTCTGCCAAGAGGATTTGGATGTTGACACTCAG AAGGCGACCAAAGGAAACCAGACAGCGGCGGCGAGCGATTTTTTGTACATCGTCAGGGGCGAGGACATTAACGATGTGCCTACCAGTTACGTGGTCAACGGTATCAAGCCGCACGAGTTCCCTGTTATCG GTACCTACGTGGACAAGCGCGTCGTGCCGGGTTTCCGTTACATAGTGCGCGTCAATCGCACCTCCCGCTTCCTGTTCGGAGGCCGGCCGCTTCACCTGGAGAGCGTGGGACGGGGCTACGGCAAGCGCATCACCTTCGAGGCGCCGCCTGGTGGTCTGAACGAGAATGACAACTTCTTCTACTCGGACACCATCGCTCAGGGCTACGGCTTCGCCCCGGTCGCCGTTCAGGTCGGAGACCGCTTCCGCGTCCAGGACAGCGAGGGCGAAGAGTGCGGCGACCTGGTGCTCGACGAACTCCTTGGCGAACAGACCGAAGTTTCGTGCGACGTCCGCAAGGAGGACGGTGCCATCGTCAAGGATATCGTGGTCGAGTTCCACGCGAGGTTCCTGTGCGTGAACAACCGGCTCCTGGACCGCCAGCTGGTGTGGAACAAGGTCCAACTCAGTGCAACCGCGAGGCTCGTCAAGGACCGAGGAGCGACCAGGGCGCGACTCGAAAACCTACTGCTGCGAGACTGTCCGCTGGCGGGCTATGAACTGGTTCCTTTCTCGGGCAAGCGGCAGCGTCTGGTCGACCGCGAGGAATAG